A portion of the Micromonospora sp. R77 genome contains these proteins:
- a CDS encoding GNAT family N-acetyltransferase, producing GDRRAAGAPQDGVRHDMSVWVRLADDPPGPVARLLPDLPAGRLTDGVVTLRRLAPDDADALYRLHTLPEVVANRVPPAPPTRDWAERRCHLAEHHWLAGRAADLAVLDATTGGFAGGCALFYDEPSTGQAMLGYSLLPEARGRGFASRAVRLVTDWAFDIGLARLWAGTREENVASRRVLEKAGFRREGLLRGRLPGPDGTRVDSVLHAVLATDRPAGPAR from the coding sequence GGCGACCGGCGCGCGGCCGGCGCACCGCAGGACGGGGTGCGGCACGACATGAGCGTCTGGGTCCGCCTCGCCGACGACCCGCCCGGCCCGGTGGCGCGGCTCCTGCCCGACCTGCCCGCCGGCCGGCTCACCGACGGCGTGGTGACCCTGCGCCGGCTCGCCCCGGACGACGCGGACGCCCTGTACCGGTTGCACACCCTGCCGGAGGTGGTGGCCAACCGGGTGCCACCGGCGCCACCGACCCGGGACTGGGCCGAGCGACGCTGTCACCTGGCGGAGCACCACTGGCTGGCCGGCCGCGCTGCCGACCTCGCGGTGCTGGACGCGACGACCGGCGGGTTCGCCGGCGGCTGCGCCCTGTTCTACGACGAGCCGTCGACCGGCCAGGCCATGCTCGGCTACAGCCTGCTCCCCGAGGCGCGCGGGCGGGGCTTCGCCAGCCGGGCGGTACGGCTCGTCACCGACTGGGCGTTCGACATCGGGCTGGCCCGGCTCTGGGCCGGCACCCGGGAGGAGAACGTGGCCTCCCGGCGGGTCTTGGAGAAGGCCGGCTTCCGGCGGGAGGGGCTGCTGCGCGGCCGGCTCCCCGGCCCGGACGGCACCCGCGTCGACTCGGTGCTGCACGCCGTGCTCGCCACGGACCGCCCGGCGGGTCCGGCGCGTTAA